A window from Argopecten irradians isolate NY chromosome 3, Ai_NY, whole genome shotgun sequence encodes these proteins:
- the LOC138319437 gene encoding uncharacterized protein isoform X2 codes for MEFCKILLFPLLMLNGVLADDHLASQLKAESFERTRCGYSLTTLWTAELAHSPFASAPLIGDVNGDGSLDIVATPFSESMSVIDAQSGKVLSDSKWPALNLDSSIYASPLQFDVDADGMLDLMFTMSSGELLFYRPDGLRFRHKKYQVPPVYVSRNWHVDVISVHHNDIEKYVLTDPPNVQADQYMAVDPHILATPVLADLNSDGRVEELVVPVSYFYEEEDYRFPQQLHKHKMSNFTDLERYVVAGVTVVNLTSFTPLWTKVLDLTQVVSVFPAYNLFTPSVADLDSEGGALEIVMGTSAGRVYVFDYKGGYRKGWPVTVNSVHGQITVADITGDDRLDMVVMDTGGNVLCLGTDGDTLWESEITGTSSPGSRLYDLNEDSSLDVIITTNDGNIFALDGRNGSILPGWPVRTGRKLTADVLIAKLSTQNADPDLVYLTDDGSLHVVSTSLECKTHFPLGETSLVQILSHELVNKAEGVELLIATNDGTLLCLGSENEVEDPFTEIDEDKIRETHLLSLPSYVKTPNDFSFAQNKLGVYVTWFTKSEGEVTGGKFTVQFEIIDPTGKTKNVYKIK; via the exons ATGTGGTTATTCCTTGACGACGCTATGGACCGCCGAGTTAGCTCACTCTCCCTTCGCCTCAGCCCCACTGATAGGTGATGTGAATGGTGATGGATCACTGGACATTGTAGCTACCCCATTCAGTGAAAGTATGTCTGTTATCGATGCCCAGTCAGGAAAAGTCTTATCTGACTCTAAATGGCCGGCTCTCAACCTGGACAGTTCTATCTATGCAAGTCCTCTTCAG TTTGATGTTGATGCTGACGGTATGCTGGATCTGATGTTCACGATGTCTTCTGGAGAGTTACTGTTTTATCGTCCTGATGGATTAAGATTTAGACATAAAAAGTACCAG GTTCCCCCTGTGTATGTGTCGAGGAACTGGCATGTCGATGTGATATCAGTACATCACAATGACATTGAGAAGTATGTCCTGACTGATCCACCAAATGTACAG GCCGACCAATACATGGCTGTTGACCCTCACATCCTGGCCACACCTGTTTTGGCAGACCTGAATAGTGACGGACGAGTTGAGGAACTTGTGGTACCAGTATCATACTTCTATGAGGAAGAAGATTACAG GTTTCCACAACAGCTGCACAAACATAAGATGAGTAACTTTACTGACCTAGAGAGATATGTTGTGGCTGGAGTGACTGTGGTCAACCTTACATCCTTCACTCCACTCTGGACTAAAGTTCTTGACCTCACACAG GTTGTCTCTGTATTTCCTGCCTACAACCTCTTCACCCCGTCTGTTGCTGACCTTGACAGTGAAGGTGGAGCATTAGAGATTGTCATGGGAACGTCTGCAGGTCGAGTTTATGTGTTTGATTACAAGGGAGGTTACAGGAAGGGCTGGCCTGTCACAGTCAACAGTGTCCATGGCCAG ATCACTGTAGCTGATATCACCGGTGACGACAGATTGGATATGGTTGTCATGGATACAGGAGGTAATGTGCTGTGTCTCGGTACTGATGGAGACACTCTCTGGGAGTCAGAAATAACAGGAACATCGTCCCCTGGCAGTCGTCTGTATGATCTGAACGAGGACTCCAGTCTAGATGTCATCATTACCACCAACGATGG aaatatttttgcTTTGGATGGAAGAAATGGATCTATTTTACCAGGCTGGCCAGTGAGAACTGGAAGGAAATTAACAGCAGATGTGCTTATAGCCAAGTTATCAACACAGAATGCTGATCCCGACCTG GTTTACCTAACAGATGATGGGTCGTTACATGTTGTATCAACTTCTCTAGAATGTAAGACTCATTTCCCACTCGGAGAGACCTCATTGGTACAGATTTTGTCACATGAATTAGTAAACAAAGCTGAAGGGGTTGAACTTCTCATCGCCACCAACGACGGAACTCTTCTATGTCTAGGCTCGGAAAATGAAGTTGAAGATCCATTCACGGAGATAGATGAAGACAAGATACGAGAAACTCACCTGTTATCTCTGCCATCATATGTTAAAACACCAAATGACTTTTCTTTTGCACAAAATAAG CTCGGAGTATATGTTACCTGGTTTACAAAGTcagaaggggaggtaactggTGGAAAGTTCACCgtacaatttgaaataattgatccaacaggcaaaacaaaaaatgtctaCAAAATCAAG TAA
- the LOC138319437 gene encoding uncharacterized protein isoform X1, translating to MEFCKILLFPLLMLNGVLADDHLASQLKAESFERTRCGYSLTTLWTAELAHSPFASAPLIGDVNGDGSLDIVATPFSESMSVIDAQSGKVLSDSKWPALNLDSSIYASPLQFDVDADGMLDLMFTMSSGELLFYRPDGLRFRHKKYQVPPVYVSRNWHVDVISVHHNDIEKYVLTDPPNVQADQYMAVDPHILATPVLADLNSDGRVEELVVPVSYFYEEEDYRFPQQLHKHKMSNFTDLERYVVAGVTVVNLTSFTPLWTKVLDLTQVVSVFPAYNLFTPSVADLDSEGGALEIVMGTSAGRVYVFDYKGGYRKGWPVTVNSVHGQITVADITGDDRLDMVVMDTGGNVLCLGTDGDTLWESEITGTSSPGSRLYDLNEDSSLDVIITTNDGNIFALDGRNGSILPGWPVRTGRKLTADVLIAKLSTQNADPDLVYLTDDGSLHVVSTSLECKTHFPLGETSLVQILSHELVNKAEGVELLIATNDGTLLCLGSENEVEDPFTEIDEDKIRETHLLSLPSYVKTPNDFSFAQNKLGVYVTWFTKSEGEVTGGKFTVQFEIIDPTGKTKNVYKIKIYFGSNLLFSDEYNQPGEYSVIVPVWEEPRLGHVTVIMTNQHGQIFQDSYPLRFNTLVMEDLQWLLMAPFIAMVIILLVIHGFPAKDLLPYTNQSKGS from the exons ATGTGGTTATTCCTTGACGACGCTATGGACCGCCGAGTTAGCTCACTCTCCCTTCGCCTCAGCCCCACTGATAGGTGATGTGAATGGTGATGGATCACTGGACATTGTAGCTACCCCATTCAGTGAAAGTATGTCTGTTATCGATGCCCAGTCAGGAAAAGTCTTATCTGACTCTAAATGGCCGGCTCTCAACCTGGACAGTTCTATCTATGCAAGTCCTCTTCAG TTTGATGTTGATGCTGACGGTATGCTGGATCTGATGTTCACGATGTCTTCTGGAGAGTTACTGTTTTATCGTCCTGATGGATTAAGATTTAGACATAAAAAGTACCAG GTTCCCCCTGTGTATGTGTCGAGGAACTGGCATGTCGATGTGATATCAGTACATCACAATGACATTGAGAAGTATGTCCTGACTGATCCACCAAATGTACAG GCCGACCAATACATGGCTGTTGACCCTCACATCCTGGCCACACCTGTTTTGGCAGACCTGAATAGTGACGGACGAGTTGAGGAACTTGTGGTACCAGTATCATACTTCTATGAGGAAGAAGATTACAG GTTTCCACAACAGCTGCACAAACATAAGATGAGTAACTTTACTGACCTAGAGAGATATGTTGTGGCTGGAGTGACTGTGGTCAACCTTACATCCTTCACTCCACTCTGGACTAAAGTTCTTGACCTCACACAG GTTGTCTCTGTATTTCCTGCCTACAACCTCTTCACCCCGTCTGTTGCTGACCTTGACAGTGAAGGTGGAGCATTAGAGATTGTCATGGGAACGTCTGCAGGTCGAGTTTATGTGTTTGATTACAAGGGAGGTTACAGGAAGGGCTGGCCTGTCACAGTCAACAGTGTCCATGGCCAG ATCACTGTAGCTGATATCACCGGTGACGACAGATTGGATATGGTTGTCATGGATACAGGAGGTAATGTGCTGTGTCTCGGTACTGATGGAGACACTCTCTGGGAGTCAGAAATAACAGGAACATCGTCCCCTGGCAGTCGTCTGTATGATCTGAACGAGGACTCCAGTCTAGATGTCATCATTACCACCAACGATGG aaatatttttgcTTTGGATGGAAGAAATGGATCTATTTTACCAGGCTGGCCAGTGAGAACTGGAAGGAAATTAACAGCAGATGTGCTTATAGCCAAGTTATCAACACAGAATGCTGATCCCGACCTG GTTTACCTAACAGATGATGGGTCGTTACATGTTGTATCAACTTCTCTAGAATGTAAGACTCATTTCCCACTCGGAGAGACCTCATTGGTACAGATTTTGTCACATGAATTAGTAAACAAAGCTGAAGGGGTTGAACTTCTCATCGCCACCAACGACGGAACTCTTCTATGTCTAGGCTCGGAAAATGAAGTTGAAGATCCATTCACGGAGATAGATGAAGACAAGATACGAGAAACTCACCTGTTATCTCTGCCATCATATGTTAAAACACCAAATGACTTTTCTTTTGCACAAAATAAG CTCGGAGTATATGTTACCTGGTTTACAAAGTcagaaggggaggtaactggTGGAAAGTTCACCgtacaatttgaaataattgatccaacaggcaaaacaaaaaatgtctaCAAAATCAAG atatattttggCAGTAACTTATTGTTCTCTGATGAGTATAACCAGCCCGGGGAATACAGTGTCATTGTCCCTGTATGGGAGGAGCCAAGACTGGGTCATGTGACTGTGATTATGACCAATCAACATGGCCAGATTTTCCAGGATTCCTATCCATTGAG GTTTAACACCCTAGTAATGGAGGATCTACAGTGGCTGTTAATGGCTCCCTTCATCGCCATGGTCATCATTCTACTTGTGATACATGGATTTCCTGCTAAAGACTTACTACCATACACTAACCAGTCCAAGGGCAGCTGA